The segment AGTACGGTTTGATTATCATCAATGATGACTTCGCCGTGGCACTCGATGAACTCTGTGCCTTGATCACCGCGCAGCGTGCACGTCTCGCGCGCGTTCAGTGTCATCAGGCAGCGCTGCTGACATCACTGCTGGCAGAATAGAAAGTTGCGCGTAACGTGAGTCATGTAGTCGCGTAAAGCGTCGACACGCTGCGTTGTCGCGCCGTACTTGTCACGCCACAAGGCCGTCGAGTAGACTCGATTCCCTTTCAGAACAACTGGCCGCTGCGCTGTCTCGCCCCTGGCGGGCTGGCGCAGCGGCATTGTGATTGCATCGTGTGCAAGATACTGTCAGGTACATGGGTGAGTCGTCGCTTACGCTCACCCCCAGATTGGCCGGCATTCTGCTGCGCACGACGTCAGTATCATTCGAATCCTCCCGCTATTTACAGGTACTCCGCCATGGCCCGCGTTACTGTTGAAGATTGCCTCGAACACGTCGATAACCGCTTTCAGCTGGTAATGGTTTCTACTCGTCGCGCCCGTCAGCTGGCGCGTGGCAGCCGCAATGCCCAGCTACCGTGGGAAAACGACAAGCCTACCGTACTGGCGCTGCGTGAAGTGGCCGCTGGTCTGATCAGCCGTGACATCCTGAACGAGCCGGTTGAAGCGCCGATTCAGCGCAAGCCGGTACTGCCGCAGATCGAGGACTGAGCCCAGGCTCATTCCGCTGCCTGCAAGTGTGCTGATCCGCACCTCTCACGTGGCCATACGCCAGACCTGAGGTGCGGGCCCGGAATTCCCCCCTAACCAAGGGCGCTGAATGTTCACGATCGATGACCTGGCAGACCGCCTGGGCGGTTATCTTCCCGAGGAAGAGATCCGTCAGGTTAGGCGCGCCTTCTATTACGCCGAGCAGGCCCATGATGGCCAGCGCCGGCGTTCCGGTGAACCCTATGTGACCCACCCGCTTGCGGTGGCGAACATCCTCGCCAACATGCACATGGACCATCAGAGCCTGATGGCGGCCATGCTGCACGATGTCATCGAAGATACCAGCGTGACCTTCGAGGCCCTGGCCACCCAATTCGGTGAGCCGGTCGCCTTGCTGGTTGATGGCGTCTCGAAGCTGACGCAGATCACCTTTGAAGACAAGGCTGTCGCCCAGGCCGAGAATTTCCAGAAGATGGTACTGGCAATGTCTCAGGACATTCGCGTCATCATCGTCAAGCTGGCGGATCGCCTGCATAACATGCGGACGCTTGGCGCCTTGCGCCCCGAGAAGAAGCGACGTATCGCACGCGAAACCCTCGAAATCTATGCGCGTGTCGCCAATCGCCTCGGTATCAATACCATCCGAGTCGAACTGGAAGACCTCTCCTTCCAGGCGCTGTATCCGATGCGTTCCGAACGCATCAAACGGGCTGTCACCGCCGCACGCGGCAATCGTCGCACGCTGATGCGCGAGATCCAGGCCAGCCTGCAAAATGCGCTGGAACGGGACCAGCTGCCCGGCTCAGTCATTGGCCGTCAGAAGCACCTGCTATCCATCTATCGCAAGATGCGCGATCAACAGAAACCCTTCAATGAGCTGATGGATGTCTTCGGCTTCCGCATCATCACCGATGACGTGGATAGCTGTTATCGCATTCTTGGCGTAGTGCACAACCTCTACAAGCCGGTACCGGGGCGCTTCAAGGATTACATCGCGATCCCCAAGGCCAATGGCTATCAGAGCCTGCACACCACGCTGTTCGGCATGAACGGCATGCCGATTGAAGTGCAGATCCGCACTCGCGAGATGGAAGCGATGGCCAACAATGGCATCGCGGCGCACTGGCTGTATAAAGCCGGCCAGACGGATCGTCCCATCGGGGCGGGTAGCCATGCCCGTGCACGGGAATGGGTACGTGGACTGCTGGAGATGCAACGTCACGCGGGTAACTCGCTTGAGTTCATCGAGCACGTCAAGAACGACCTCTTCCCTGACGATACCTACGTGTTCACCCCCAAGGGCGACATCATGGAATTGCCGCGCGGTGCTACCGCCGTCGACTTCGCCTATGCAGTGCACACCGACGTGGGCAACAGCTGCATCGCCTGCCGTATCGATCGTCATCTGGCACCGCTGTCATCACCGTTGGAAAGCGGCCAGACCGTCGAGGTGATTACCGCTCCAGGCGCCAAGCCCAACCTGGCGTGGCTCAATTTCGTCACCACCGCCAAGGCCCGCTCGGCCGTCCGCCATTACCTCAAACATCAGCAGCGCAGTGAATCCGTGGCACTGGGTCAACGCCTGCTGATCAAGGCACTGGCAGGGCTGGAGCAGAACTTCGAACAACTACCGAAGCAGCGTCTTGATGCACTGGCGCTGGAGTTGGAGCTGACGGGAGGCCGTGACGACCTGCTGGAAGCCATTGGTCTCGGGACGCGTGCTGCCTACAGTATTGCCCAGCAGCTGCTGAGTGACGGTACGCTGCAGAGCCCCAATCGCCAGAAATTCTCGGCCAAGGATGGCAACGTCCAGCCAGAAGGCGATGGCGCTGGCCCGATGCAGGTCAGTGGTGGCGATAGCATGGTGACCAGCTATGCGCGCTGCTGTCACCCACTGCCCGGCGAGCCGATCATGGGCCATCTGTCAGTGGGCAAGGGGCTGGTGGTCCATCGTCAGGAGTGCAGTAATCTGAATGAGCTGTCCGGCGATCCTGAGCGCGTCTTCCCATTGGCCTGGGCTGATCAAGTGGAGGGCGACTTTACGGTCGCTCTGCGCATTGAGGCCCAGACGCAGCGTGGGCTGATTGCCGAGCTGGCCGAGATGGTCACCGATGCCGATGCCAATATCGAACGTATTGGCATCGAGGAGCGCGATGCGCATCTCGCCATCGTCAATCTGACGCTAGCCGTCCGTGACCGTACCCACCTGGCACGCATCATCAAGCGCATGCGTAACCTGTTGCACGTGGAGCGAATCACCCGCGTCATCAGCTGATCGCATGACTGGCCGCGCCGTCCGCCACGTGCGGGCGGCGCGGTTTTTGTTTTCAAGGCATGGTGCTTGTTGTGCAAAGACAACATGACGCCGCGCCAAAGCTGCCATAGAGCAGCGACTGGACATCTCGGGCTCACGCCCGACATCGCCGAAGATGGCGGTACCTTATAACCACAATCGCAACTCACTGCCGGTCGCCCTGCGCTTCCGGACAGTCACAAGGAGCATGTCATGAGCAATCGCGCGATCATCAATACCGACAAGGCCCCGGCCGCGATCGGACCCTATTCCCAGGCCATCAAGGCCGGCAATACCGTCTACCTGTCCGGCCAGATTCCGCTGGACCCGAAGACGATGGAAGTCGTTGAAGGCGGTATCGAGGCACAGGCACATCAGGTGTTCACCAACTTGCGCGCCGTATGCGAAGAAGCGGCTGGCACGCTGGGCGATATCGTCAAGCTCAACCTCTATCTGACCGATCTCGACGACTTCGCACGCGTCAACGCGGTGATGGAAGAGTACTTCAGCGCCCCGTACCCGGCGCGCGCCGCCGTGGGCGTCAAGGCACTGCCCAAGGGCGTGGCCTTCGAGGCAGAAGGCGTGATGGTCATCGGTGACTGATCAGCAATGACTGGCGCTGCGCGATACCGCCGCCATGAGCACTGATCGTAGAGACAACAATGCCCGCCCCGGAACCCCGAGGCGGGCATTGTCTGTTCAAGAGCCAGCAACTTATCCACATCCGGTATTGCTGCCAGCAGGAGAACCGGGTGTGGATAAGTCATGCTTCGGCGGCGATGATGCTCAGGTGCCGGACAGCTCGCTGTCTGCCACGTTCACACCGTGTTCCTTGAGCACCTCAGCATAGCCTTCACGGAAAGTTGGATAACGGAAGGTATAGCCGCTGGCCAACAACTGGGCGTTGCCACAGCGTTTGCTGGAGCGGCGACGCAGCGGTGATTGGATCACCTGAGTCGACTCGACCTTCAGCTGACGCGCCAACCATGCCATCACTTCATGCAGCGGCGCGCTATCGCAGTCAGTGCCCAGATAGATGGGCTGTACCGGCTTGCCTGCAAGGCTCAAAGCGATCAGATGCGCCAGTACACCGGCACAGTCGTCGCGGTGGATGCGGTTGGAGTACAGTGGAGGATTGCTGGCAGCAATGCGGCCATCGCGCGCCTGGCGAATCAGCATGTCGCGTCCCGGCCCGTAGATGCCGGAGAAGCGCACCACCGTGCCATTGAGCGAGGAATCGAGCAGTACCTGCTCACCCTCACGCATCAACTGACCAGAGAAACTGGTAGCGTCGGTAATGGATTGCTCATCGACCTCTTCACCCTCTTTCTGGGCATAGACGGACGTTGAGGACACGAACAGCACACGTGTCGGCGGATTGGCGCGTGACTCGAGCTCCGTGACCAATGCACGAATACCGTCGACATAAGCGGCACGATAAGCATCTTCGTCGAAACGGTCGGCACTCAACACATGTACCACCGTGTCGGCATCTGGCAAGCTGGCCAGTGCGCCTTCGGCAGTGATGTCGAGCGCCAGCGATTCAATGCCGAGATCAGCGAGTGATGACACATCGCGTCTGACACCGATGACATGCTGACCGGCCTTGAGCAGCTCACGTGCGAGCGCGCTGCCAACGTCGCCACAACCGAGGATGAGACTCGTCTTCTTCACCTTTGCCATGCTCCTTGGTAAAACGAATCGGTACCCACCGCATCCCAGGATGCCAGTTCCGGGCAGGAATAATGACTCTAACAGAACTCCGCTACATCGTAACCTTGGCTCAAGAGCGTCATTTCGGACGCGCCGCAGAGCGCTGCTTCGTCTCGCAGCCCACGCTGTCGGTGGCCGTCAAGAAGCTGGAAGAGGAGCTGGGAGTCGCGCTGTTCGAGCGTTCCAAGTCCACCGTACAGGTCACGCCGCTCGGCGAGAAGATCGTTCAGCAGGCTCAGCGTGTGCTGGAGCAGTCCAGTGTGATCAAGGAATTGGCCAACTCCGGCAAGGATCAGCTCTCCAGCCCGTTACGCATCGGTGCCATCTATACCATTGGACCTTATCTATTCCCGCACCTGGTGCCGGAACTAACGCGCCGCGCGCCGAAAATGCCGCTCTACATCGAAGAAGGCATGACCGGTGATCTGCGTCGCAAGCTCAGAAATGGCGAACTGGACGTGATCATCATCGCGTTGCCGTTCACCGAAACTGACGTGCTGACCAAGACGCTCTACGAAGAGCCCTTTGAAGTACTGTTGCCATCGGGCCATCCGCTATTGGCGCAGGATTCCATCGCCAAGGAGCAGCTGATCAGTGAGCGCCTGCTGATGCTGGGAGAAGGACATTGCTTCCGTGATCAGATTCTCGCGGCTTGTCCGGCCATTGGTCATCAGATCAATAACCCCGAGAACACCTTGATCGCGGAAGGAGGGTCGCTGGAAACCATCCGTCACATGGTGGCCTCGGGACTCGGTATTACCGTGTTGCCCTACTCCGCGACGGGAACCGGCCACTATGAGGCCGGCGTGCTCGAAACACGTCCCTTCCAGGACCCCGCCCCCAGCCGTAGCGTGGCGCTCGCCTGGCGCGCCAGCTTCCCGCGGCCCAAGGCCATCGATGTGATCAGTCAATCGATTGCCGAGTGCCAGAATCGTGCGCGCCACAGTAACGAGAATGGCCTGCACGGACAGAAACCCTCCGCGCCGAGCGACGAGACCGCATGAGCATAGAAACCGTATGAGCAAGGTAGGCATGGATGCCACTCATGCCGGGCCAGCCAGCGCCGGCGTATTCGCCAAAGGGGCGCTGGCACAGCCACTGGACAGCCTCACTGGTGTTGGCCCCGCGCTGAGCGAGAAGCTGTCGCGACTGGCACTGGAGCGCGTCGCGGACCTGCTGTTCCATCTACCGCTGCGCTATCAGGACCGCACGCGCGTCACGCCTATCGGTACGCTCAAAAGCGGTATGGAGGCCGTTGTCGAGGGCGAAGTGACCGCCTGTGATGTCATTGCAGGACGCAGGCGTAGCCTACTGGTCCGCCTGCGCGATGGCAGTGGCATCCTCAGCCTGCGCTTCTTCCACTTCTCGCCAGCGCAACAACAACAGTTTCAGTGCGGCTTTACGCTGCGCTGTTTCGGCGAAGCTCGTGCTGGTGCGACGGGGCTTGAAATCTACCATCCGGAGTACCGTCTGATCGGGCAAGGCGCGGCACCGGTGGAAGACCACCTCACCCCTATCTATCCGACGACCGAGGGGCTCAATCAAGCACGGCTACGTGCCTTGATCGCTCAGGCGCTCAAGCAGTTGGAAGAAACACCGGAAGACTTGCCGGACCTGATTCCCGAGGTGCTGCGCACTCGCTTCCGCCTTCCCGGCGTGATCGAGTGTCTGCGCTTTCTGCATGAGCCGCCGCCGGATGCCCCCGTCGAGCAGATGAGCGCTGGTGTACACCCCAGTCAACGACGGTTGGCACAGGAAGAATTGCTCGCGCATCAACTGAGCCTGCGCCAGGTGCGGGCACGCATCCAGAAAGATGGTGCGCCGCCGCTGACGGCAACGGGTGGCCTGGGCGCGCGCTTCCTCTCCCAACTGCCTTTCTCACTGACTGGTGCCCAGCGGCGCGTACTCGATGAAGTGCGGCGTGATCTGGCGCGCGAAGTACCCATGCTCCGCCTGGTGCAGGGCGATGTGGGGTCGGGCAAGACAGTCGTGGCCGCGATGGCGGCGCTGATCGCGATTGGCGGTGGCTGTCAGGCGGCGTTGATGGCGCCCACCGAGATTCTGGCCGAGCAGCATTATCGCAACTTTCGTGAGTGGCTGGAGCCGCTGGGCATCGAGGTCGCGTGGCTGGCGGGCAAGCTCAAGGGCAAGGCGCGACTGGATACCAAGGCCGCGATTGCTGATGGTCGCGCGCGCATGGTGGTGGGGACGCATGCGCTCTTCCAGGCAGATGTGATCTTCCAACGGTTAGGGTTGGCGATTGTGGATGAGCAGCATCGCTTCGGCGTGCATCAACGTCTCGCACTGCGCGAAAAGGGGGAGGCTGGCGGCCTGACGCCGCATCAGCTGATCATGACCGCGACGCCGATTCCGCGCACGTTGGCGATGAGCGCCTACGCGGATCTCGACCTGTCGGTGATTGATGAGTTGCCACCAGGGCGGACACCGGTGCAAACCGTCGCCGTGGCTGATCCGCGTCGTCCACAGGTAATCGAACGCATCCGTGCTGCCTGCGCCGAGGGACGTCAGGCCTACTGGGTGTGCACGTTGATCGAGGAATCGGAGGTGATGACCTGTCAGGCCGCCGAGGCCACGCGCGACGAGCTGACAATAGCCTTGTCGGAGCTGTCCGTCGGCCTGATTCATGGGCGCATGAAAGCCGCCGAGAAAGCCGAGGTGATGGCACAGTTCAAGGACGGCGTACTTGATCTGCTGGTTGCCACGACGGTGATCGAGGTCGGGGTCGATGTGCCCAATGCCAGTCTGATGGTGATCGACAATCCTGAACGGCTCGGCCTGTCGCAGCTTCACCAGCTACGTGGGCGGGTCGGACGCGGCAGTACCGAGAGCTTCTGCGTACTGCTCTACCATCCGCCCCTGTCGCAGAACTCCAAACAGCGATTGGCAGTGATGCGCGAGACGTCGGACGGCTTCAAGATTGCCGAGAAAGATCTCGAACTGCGCGGGCCAGGCGAGGTGCTTGGAACGCGTCAGACGGGGCTTGCCAGCATGAAGATCGCGGACCTTGAGCGTGACAGTGATCTGATCGCGATCACCACGACGCTGGCCGATGCGCTGCTCAATGAAGCGCCTCAGGCTGCCGAGCCGCTGATCCGTCGCTGGCTGGGCGAAGCGGCAGGCCAATACGGTGCGGTGTAAGTACGCATCTCAACGACAAAGCGCACTGATGGCGGAAACCATCAGTGCGCTTTGTCGTTGAGTCCTCTTTTCGCTCAGTCATCAACTTGGCCAACACTGGTGTCAGCTGGCGCGACTGGACTTGATCAATGCTTCGGCGGCTGCCTCCAACGGCTTGAGCTGACGCAGGATGAAGGCCAGCTGTGCTGCAGCCTGACGTCCACTGGCAGCTTCAATCTGCTCGGCCTCACTATCCAGAGCATCCGCCTCACCTTCACTATCCAACGTCAGCACCACATCTTCTCCCGCCTCCAGCTGCTCGCCCAGCGCCATCAACTGCTGGCTGAGAAGATCGCCATGATGCAATAGCGTCTTGATCCCGCTACTGGCGGCCGCCGTCGCTTCCAACTCGCCACGATGTGCCGCCAGTGCAGATAGATACCCCAGCAGCGTGTGTGCTTGCAGCAGGAACCCGAAGCCCGGCTCTACATCGCGCCGGAAGTGGCCTGGCTCCTTGCGGGCAGTTGCCAGCAGATTGGAAAAGGTAGCATCGGCGTTATGAGCATTGCGCCGCGCCAGGCGATAGGCCAGGTCATCGCGCTTGCCATGACGGTATTGCGACAATACCTCGCCCAGATAACGACCGCTGGTCTTGAGGCTGATACCAGCCTGTCGATAGAGCTTGCGCCCTTGCCAATCCGGCAGAATCAGCACGACGGAAAGCCCCGCCAGCAATCCACCGACCAGGGTGTCGAACAGTCGCGGCCAGATGAGATCGAAGCCATCCCCTACCTGATTGAAGCAGGCGAGTACCATCAAGGTGATGGCAGCCGTCGCCAGTGTGTAGCGTGTGCCACGGGTCGCAAAGAACAGCACTCCCGCAACGACCGCAATACCGGCCTGCATGGTGGGGGAGGGAAACAGGCTGATCAACGCCCAGCCTGCCACCAGCCCGACCAAGGTACCGAGAATCCGTTGTGCCAACGTGCGGCGGGTATCCCCGTAGCTAGGACGGCACACGAATAGTCCGGTCAGCAGAATCCAGTAACCCTGTGTCGGGTGCACAGCCAACAGTACGCCATAACCGGCAACCAACGTGGCCGTCAGTCGCAATGCATGACGGAAGATGGGGGAGCGCGTATTCAGATGGTTGCGAATGCGCTCGACAATGTCCTTGGCACCACTCGGAGAGCGATCAAACAGGCTGTTATCGCTCTCATGTGTCACGGCTTCAAGATCACTCAATCGCGCGATCTGCCCTTCAATCAGACGAAGATTGCTGGTCAGTCCTTCCAGCGCCTGCATCAAGTGCTGCCATTCCGGTCGCTGCTGTTGCTTGAGATAGTTCAAAGAGGCATTGAGGTCTTCCAATGCCTGCTGGCTGTCGCTGGCATCAAACGGCTGGCGCATCAGCAGTGCCTTCCCCAGCCCCTTGCAGGCACGGCCCTGCTGCTCCAATAGCCGCTGACAGCGGAACAGGATGTCGTGATGGAAGAAGGCATCCGTCAGCTGACCGTAGGGGTAGTGGCTGGAACTGGCACGCTCATGCAGATCTTGAGCAATGAAATAGAGCCGCAGATAGCGGTCCAGCTTGGTGGTATCACGCCGACCGGCCAGACGCCGGAATACCATTTCCTTGGTCTGGTTGAGCGCCACGACCACGCGACCGTTCTGCTCGGCGAGTGCCAGCCGGCGCGCGGATTGATCAACATTGCGCAGCGGCTCGAATAATTGCGCCTTGAGAATCAGGTAGCGGCCCAGCTCACGGTAGAGCATCGCCATGCTGTGCTTGAGTGGTTGACGTGAAAACAGCGCGCACCACAGTACCGACAACAGGCCGTACCAGGTCGCACCGATCACCAGCAGCATCGGCTGTACCAGATTGATGCCAAGGC is part of the Cobetia sp. L2A1 genome and harbors:
- a CDS encoding NAD-dependent epimerase/dehydratase family protein; amino-acid sequence: MKKTSLILGCGDVGSALARELLKAGQHVIGVRRDVSSLADLGIESLALDITAEGALASLPDADTVVHVLSADRFDEDAYRAAYVDGIRALVTELESRANPPTRVLFVSSTSVYAQKEGEEVDEQSITDATSFSGQLMREGEQVLLDSSLNGTVVRFSGIYGPGRDMLIRQARDGRIAASNPPLYSNRIHRDDCAGVLAHLIALSLAGKPVQPIYLGTDCDSAPLHEVMAWLARQLKVESTQVIQSPLRRRSSKRCGNAQLLASGYTFRYPTFREGYAEVLKEHGVNVADSELSGT
- a CDS encoding RidA family protein, yielding MSNRAIINTDKAPAAIGPYSQAIKAGNTVYLSGQIPLDPKTMEVVEGGIEAQAHQVFTNLRAVCEEAAGTLGDIVKLNLYLTDLDDFARVNAVMEEYFSAPYPARAAVGVKALPKGVAFEAEGVMVIGD
- the rpoZ gene encoding DNA-directed RNA polymerase subunit omega, with amino-acid sequence MARVTVEDCLEHVDNRFQLVMVSTRRARQLARGSRNAQLPWENDKPTVLALREVAAGLISRDILNEPVEAPIQRKPVLPQIED
- the recG gene encoding ATP-dependent DNA helicase RecG; this translates as MSKVGMDATHAGPASAGVFAKGALAQPLDSLTGVGPALSEKLSRLALERVADLLFHLPLRYQDRTRVTPIGTLKSGMEAVVEGEVTACDVIAGRRRSLLVRLRDGSGILSLRFFHFSPAQQQQFQCGFTLRCFGEARAGATGLEIYHPEYRLIGQGAAPVEDHLTPIYPTTEGLNQARLRALIAQALKQLEETPEDLPDLIPEVLRTRFRLPGVIECLRFLHEPPPDAPVEQMSAGVHPSQRRLAQEELLAHQLSLRQVRARIQKDGAPPLTATGGLGARFLSQLPFSLTGAQRRVLDEVRRDLAREVPMLRLVQGDVGSGKTVVAAMAALIAIGGGCQAALMAPTEILAEQHYRNFREWLEPLGIEVAWLAGKLKGKARLDTKAAIADGRARMVVGTHALFQADVIFQRLGLAIVDEQHRFGVHQRLALREKGEAGGLTPHQLIMTATPIPRTLAMSAYADLDLSVIDELPPGRTPVQTVAVADPRRPQVIERIRAACAEGRQAYWVCTLIEESEVMTCQAAEATRDELTIALSELSVGLIHGRMKAAEKAEVMAQFKDGVLDLLVATTVIEVGVDVPNASLMVIDNPERLGLSQLHQLRGRVGRGSTESFCVLLYHPPLSQNSKQRLAVMRETSDGFKIAEKDLELRGPGEVLGTRQTGLASMKIADLERDSDLIAITTTLADALLNEAPQAAEPLIRRWLGEAAGQYGAV
- the yccS gene encoding YccS family putative transporter → MTHSLWHSLLHSLRRLWTLDAFSYSLRMLIALGGVMGVGFWFDEMALVIPLFLGVIASGLAETDDHWRGRLRALGMTLACFSIASVSVELLFGMPVPFVIGLALATFSMIMLGAVDARYGAIARASLILAVYTMISLEQQHGDGSIALLEQSLPSWLREPGLGINLVQPMLLVIGATWYGLLSVLWCALFSRQPLKHSMAMLYRELGRYLILKAQLFEPLRNVDQSARRLALAEQNGRVVVALNQTKEMVFRRLAGRRDTTKLDRYLRLYFIAQDLHERASSSHYPYGQLTDAFFHHDILFRCQRLLEQQGRACKGLGKALLMRQPFDASDSQQALEDLNASLNYLKQQQRPEWQHLMQALEGLTSNLRLIEGQIARLSDLEAVTHESDNSLFDRSPSGAKDIVERIRNHLNTRSPIFRHALRLTATLVAGYGVLLAVHPTQGYWILLTGLFVCRPSYGDTRRTLAQRILGTLVGLVAGWALISLFPSPTMQAGIAVVAGVLFFATRGTRYTLATAAITLMVLACFNQVGDGFDLIWPRLFDTLVGGLLAGLSVVLILPDWQGRKLYRQAGISLKTSGRYLGEVLSQYRHGKRDDLAYRLARRNAHNADATFSNLLATARKEPGHFRRDVEPGFGFLLQAHTLLGYLSALAAHRGELEATAAASSGIKTLLHHGDLLSQQLMALGEQLEAGEDVVLTLDSEGEADALDSEAEQIEAASGRQAAAQLAFILRQLKPLEAAAEALIKSSRAS
- a CDS encoding RelA/SpoT family protein — protein: MFTIDDLADRLGGYLPEEEIRQVRRAFYYAEQAHDGQRRRSGEPYVTHPLAVANILANMHMDHQSLMAAMLHDVIEDTSVTFEALATQFGEPVALLVDGVSKLTQITFEDKAVAQAENFQKMVLAMSQDIRVIIVKLADRLHNMRTLGALRPEKKRRIARETLEIYARVANRLGINTIRVELEDLSFQALYPMRSERIKRAVTAARGNRRTLMREIQASLQNALERDQLPGSVIGRQKHLLSIYRKMRDQQKPFNELMDVFGFRIITDDVDSCYRILGVVHNLYKPVPGRFKDYIAIPKANGYQSLHTTLFGMNGMPIEVQIRTREMEAMANNGIAAHWLYKAGQTDRPIGAGSHARAREWVRGLLEMQRHAGNSLEFIEHVKNDLFPDDTYVFTPKGDIMELPRGATAVDFAYAVHTDVGNSCIACRIDRHLAPLSSPLESGQTVEVITAPGAKPNLAWLNFVTTAKARSAVRHYLKHQQRSESVALGQRLLIKALAGLEQNFEQLPKQRLDALALELELTGGRDDLLEAIGLGTRAAYSIAQQLLSDGTLQSPNRQKFSAKDGNVQPEGDGAGPMQVSGGDSMVTSYARCCHPLPGEPIMGHLSVGKGLVVHRQECSNLNELSGDPERVFPLAWADQVEGDFTVALRIEAQTQRGLIAELAEMVTDADANIERIGIEERDAHLAIVNLTLAVRDRTHLARIIKRMRNLLHVERITRVIS
- a CDS encoding hydrogen peroxide-inducible genes activator; protein product: MTLTELRYIVTLAQERHFGRAAERCFVSQPTLSVAVKKLEEELGVALFERSKSTVQVTPLGEKIVQQAQRVLEQSSVIKELANSGKDQLSSPLRIGAIYTIGPYLFPHLVPELTRRAPKMPLYIEEGMTGDLRRKLRNGELDVIIIALPFTETDVLTKTLYEEPFEVLLPSGHPLLAQDSIAKEQLISERLLMLGEGHCFRDQILAACPAIGHQINNPENTLIAEGGSLETIRHMVASGLGITVLPYSATGTGHYEAGVLETRPFQDPAPSRSVALAWRASFPRPKAIDVISQSIAECQNRARHSNENGLHGQKPSAPSDETA